A genome region from Sulfuriferula thiophila includes the following:
- the hsdR gene encoding EcoAI/FtnUII family type I restriction enzme subunit R: protein MTGKKSLSERDICTKYITPAVINAGWDLHTQIREEVSFTKGRIIVRGKLHTRGEQKRADYILYYKSNIPLAVIEAKDNSHSVGAGMQQALNYAETLGVPFVFSSNGDGFLFHDCTGLADRTEQELALDAFPTPKQLWQRYCQWKGIETADARHTIEMPYYDDGTGRAPRYYQANAINNTVEAVAKGQQRILLVMATGTGKTYTAFQIIWRLWKSGAKKRILFLADRNILVDQTKNNDFKPFGAAMTKISKRQIDKSYEIYLSLYQAVTGSEEEQNIYKQFSPDFFDLIVIDECHRGSAAEDSAWREILAYFSNATHVGLTATPKETKDVSSIHYFGEPVYSYTLKQGIEDGFLAPYKVIRIDIDKDVQGWRPSKGQTDKNGNVIEDRVYNQTDMDRTLVLEKRTELVARKITEFLTATDPYAKTIVFCDDIDHAERMRQALVNLNPERVKESRKYVMRITGDEQEGKAELDNFINPEERYPVIATTSKLMTTGVDAQTCKLVVLDQHIKSMTEFKQIIGRGTRINEDYDKYWFTIMDFKKATELFADEAFDGPPESIYEPKGDDPVVPPDEETEIDLDENGNPTGTDGEIIQPDVDFPNDESGTKRVKYVLGDVSVYVVAERVQYYGSDGKLITESLKDYTRQTVRKDYASLDEFLRSWTQADRKAAILQELEAHGVLLAALAEEVGKDFDAFDLICHVAFDQPPLTRRERAEQVKKRNYFAKYGEQARKVLESLLEKYADTGIENIEDIKILTLDPFKHMGTASEIVSAFGGKQAYIAALHELERNLYA, encoded by the coding sequence ATGACCGGCAAGAAAAGCCTCTCTGAACGCGACATCTGCACTAAGTACATCACACCAGCCGTCATTAATGCGGGCTGGGATTTACACACCCAGATTCGCGAGGAAGTGAGCTTTACTAAAGGTCGTATCATCGTTCGTGGCAAGTTGCACACTCGTGGTGAGCAGAAGCGTGCCGATTACATCCTGTATTACAAGTCAAACATTCCACTTGCCGTCATCGAAGCCAAGGACAACAGCCATAGTGTAGGCGCCGGTATGCAGCAGGCGTTAAATTATGCCGAAACGCTAGGCGTACCATTTGTATTCAGTTCCAACGGTGACGGTTTTCTGTTCCATGACTGCACAGGGTTAGCAGACAGGACTGAGCAGGAACTGGCACTGGATGCCTTTCCCACTCCCAAACAGCTATGGCAGCGCTATTGCCAGTGGAAAGGCATTGAGACAGCAGATGCTCGTCACACGATAGAAATGCCTTACTACGATGATGGCACAGGCCGCGCCCCGCGTTACTACCAAGCCAATGCCATCAACAACACAGTGGAAGCCGTGGCTAAAGGTCAGCAGCGCATTCTGCTGGTAATGGCTACTGGCACTGGCAAGACCTACACCGCATTTCAGATCATCTGGCGTTTATGGAAGTCTGGTGCCAAGAAGCGCATCCTGTTTCTGGCGGATCGCAACATACTGGTGGATCAGACCAAGAACAACGATTTCAAACCGTTTGGTGCGGCAATGACCAAAATAAGCAAGCGCCAGATCGACAAGAGCTACGAAATTTATCTGTCGCTGTATCAGGCTGTTACTGGCAGCGAAGAAGAGCAAAACATCTACAAACAATTCTCCCCAGATTTCTTTGATCTGATCGTAATCGATGAATGCCATCGTGGCAGTGCAGCAGAAGATTCCGCATGGCGCGAGATACTGGCGTATTTTTCCAATGCCACCCATGTGGGGCTAACCGCTACACCGAAAGAAACCAAGGATGTTTCCAGCATTCACTACTTTGGCGAACCAGTTTACAGCTACACCCTGAAGCAAGGCATAGAAGATGGTTTCCTTGCGCCATACAAAGTCATTCGCATCGACATCGACAAAGACGTGCAAGGCTGGCGTCCCAGCAAAGGCCAGACTGATAAAAATGGCAACGTGATAGAAGACCGTGTTTATAACCAGACCGACATGGATCGCACGCTGGTGCTGGAAAAGCGCACCGAGCTGGTCGCACGCAAAATCACCGAATTTCTGACAGCAACAGACCCTTACGCCAAGACCATCGTATTCTGCGACGACATCGACCACGCCGAGCGTATGCGCCAAGCCTTGGTCAACCTGAACCCTGAACGGGTCAAGGAAAGCCGCAAATACGTGATGCGTATTACCGGTGATGAACAAGAAGGTAAAGCTGAGCTGGATAACTTCATCAACCCGGAAGAACGTTACCCCGTCATTGCCACCACCTCCAAGCTGATGACCACTGGTGTTGATGCCCAAACCTGCAAGCTGGTAGTGCTGGATCAGCACATCAAGTCAATGACTGAGTTCAAGCAGATCATCGGGCGCGGCACGCGCATCAACGAAGATTACGACAAATACTGGTTCACCATCATGGATTTCAAAAAGGCGACTGAGTTGTTTGCCGACGAAGCCTTTGATGGCCCGCCAGAATCAATTTACGAACCGAAGGGCGATGATCCAGTCGTGCCGCCAGATGAAGAAACTGAAATCGACCTGGATGAGAATGGAAACCCCACAGGCACGGATGGCGAGATCATCCAGCCCGATGTGGATTTCCCTAACGATGAATCAGGCACCAAACGGGTGAAATACGTACTCGGCGATGTTTCTGTCTATGTAGTCGCCGAGCGCGTGCAATATTACGGCTCAGACGGTAAGCTGATTACCGAATCGCTCAAGGATTACACTCGCCAGACCGTGCGCAAGGATTATGCGTCACTCGATGAATTCCTGCGCAGTTGGACTCAAGCTGACCGCAAAGCCGCCATCCTGCAAGAACTGGAAGCGCACGGTGTATTGCTGGCAGCATTAGCCGAAGAAGTTGGCAAGGATTTCGATGCCTTCGACCTGATCTGCCACGTCGCCTTTGACCAACCGCCACTCACCCGCCGTGAACGAGCCGAGCAGGTAAAAAAACGTAACTACTTTGCCAAATACGGCGAACAAGCACGCAAGGTGCTGGAAAGCCTGCTGGAAAAATACGCCGATACCGGCATAGAAAACATCGAAGACATCAAAATCCTCACCCTCGACCCATTCAAGCACATGGGTACAGCCAGCGAAATAGTATCCGCCTTTGGTGGTAAGCAAGCCTACATCGCTGCACTGCATGAATTAGAACGAAACCTTTACGCCTGA
- a CDS encoding type I restriction-modification system subunit M: MSISSTIKSIQDIMRKDVGVDGDAQRLSQLVWMLFLKIFDDRETEWELLQTNYQSPLPEQYRWRNWAANAEGMTGDELKQFLDNDMFPALQNLEAKGGDQRAYVIRSVFEDAYNYMKSGQLIRQVINKIQEGVDFNKAQERHMFGDMYEQLLRDLQAAGNAGEFYTPRAVTEFMVRMVNPRLGEKVMDPACGTGGFLSCAIEHIRTQDVNTVEDETQLQASIFGIEKKPMPHLLCTTNMILHGIDVPSNIRHDNTLARPLISWTPKERVDVVVTNPPFGGMEEDGIETNFPATFRTRETADLFLVLIMQLLKSGGRSALVLPDGFLFGEGIKTRIKEKLLEECNLHTIVRLPNSVFAPYTSIKTNLLFFTKGTPTRHIWFYEHPLPAGVKAYNKTKPLKVEEFTPLEQWWGKDADGFKTRVENEYAWKVSLEDIKARNYNLDCKNPHEGEQEIHDPDVLLAQYSAMQNDIATLRSQLKDILGEALQRGAQA, encoded by the coding sequence ATGAGCATTTCCTCCACCATTAAATCCATCCAGGACATCATGCGCAAAGACGTCGGTGTCGATGGTGACGCCCAGCGCCTGAGCCAATTAGTATGGATGCTGTTCCTGAAAATCTTTGACGACCGTGAAACCGAATGGGAGCTTCTGCAAACCAACTACCAATCGCCATTGCCAGAGCAATACCGCTGGCGCAACTGGGCAGCCAATGCCGAAGGCATGACTGGCGATGAACTGAAACAGTTTCTCGACAACGACATGTTCCCAGCCCTGCAGAATCTGGAAGCCAAAGGCGGCGATCAGCGTGCCTATGTGATCCGCTCGGTATTTGAAGACGCCTACAACTACATGAAATCCGGCCAGTTGATCCGGCAGGTGATTAACAAGATTCAGGAAGGCGTGGATTTCAACAAGGCGCAGGAGCGCCACATGTTCGGTGATATGTACGAACAATTGCTGCGTGATTTGCAGGCAGCAGGCAACGCGGGTGAATTTTACACACCGCGTGCGGTCACCGAATTCATGGTGCGCATGGTCAACCCGCGCCTGGGTGAAAAGGTAATGGACCCCGCCTGCGGCACGGGTGGTTTCCTGTCCTGCGCAATAGAACACATCCGCACCCAGGATGTGAACACCGTAGAAGACGAAACGCAATTGCAGGCCAGTATTTTCGGCATCGAGAAAAAGCCGATGCCGCATTTGCTTTGTACCACCAATATGATCCTGCACGGCATTGACGTGCCGAGTAATATCCGCCACGACAACACGCTGGCGCGTCCGCTGATCAGCTGGACACCGAAGGAGCGTGTGGACGTAGTTGTCACCAATCCACCGTTCGGCGGCATGGAAGAAGACGGCATCGAAACCAACTTTCCCGCAACCTTCCGTACCCGCGAAACTGCCGATCTGTTTCTGGTGCTGATCATGCAGTTGCTGAAATCTGGTGGCCGCTCCGCGCTGGTGTTGCCGGATGGTTTTCTGTTCGGCGAAGGCATCAAAACCCGCATCAAGGAAAAACTGTTGGAAGAATGCAACCTGCACACCATCGTGCGCCTGCCCAATAGCGTGTTTGCGCCCTACACCAGTATCAAGACCAACCTATTGTTCTTCACCAAAGGCACGCCCACCCGGCACATCTGGTTTTACGAACATCCACTGCCTGCGGGCGTAAAAGCCTACAACAAAACCAAACCCCTCAAGGTGGAAGAATTCACGCCGCTGGAACAATGGTGGGGTAAGGACGCCGACGGTTTCAAAACACGTGTGGAAAACGAATACGCGTGGAAAGTCAGCCTGGAAGACATCAAGGCACGCAACTACAACCTCGATTGCAAAAACCCGCATGAGGGTGAGCAGGAAATCCATGACCCCGATGTGCTGCTGGCGCAATACAGCGCCATGCAGAATGACATTGCCACGCTACGCAGCCAACTGAAAGACATACTGGGTGAGGCGCTTCAACGCGGGGCGCAGGCATGA
- a CDS encoding restriction endonuclease subunit S: MNAIQQLLTDHIDIWTQADTEKKSGRGRSSGNAASVYGIRKLRELILELAVRGKLVPQDANDEPASELLKRIQAEKAKLIAEGKIKKSKSLAPISDEERPFEVPHGWVWARLDSFVLSILSGGTPSKNNSEFWNGDIPWASVKDLNVDKFLESTQDHITEDGLEAGSKLANKGDLLICTRMGLGKIAIAAMDVAINQDLKALKITSQLDIGYFIKFYSTLKIVGSGMTVAGIRQDELLGYCVPTPPLAEQRRIVTKVDELMALCDQLETQHNNAAVAHEKLVSQLLGTLTLSQSAADFSANWQRIAAHFDTLFTTETSIELLKQTLLQLAVMGKLVPQDPNDEPACELLKRIQAEKARLVADGKIKKDKPLAPISDEEKSFELPQGWEWVRLKDIVYVLGDGLHGTPTYTPNSECYFVNGNNLDNGQITIKPETKTVSLDEMKKHRKSLNERTVLVSINGTIGNVAFYNNENIILGKSACYFNLANLIYKHFVKVLIESPYFMEYALNSVSGTTIMNLSLFSMNNFPLSIPPLAEQHRIVAKVDELMAICDQLKSRITAASQLQQKLADVLVEQAVT, encoded by the coding sequence ATGAATGCCATACAGCAATTGCTTACCGATCATATCGATATCTGGACACAAGCCGATACCGAGAAGAAATCAGGCCGTGGCCGCAGTTCAGGTAATGCAGCCAGCGTGTATGGCATCAGGAAGCTGCGCGAGTTGATACTGGAACTCGCTGTGCGCGGCAAGCTGGTGCCGCAAGATGCGAATGATGAACCAGCCAGTGAATTGCTCAAGCGCATACAGGCTGAAAAGGCCAAGTTGATTGCGGAAGGTAAGATTAAGAAAAGTAAGTCACTGGCACCGATATCGGATGAAGAAAGACCGTTTGAAGTGCCGCATGGCTGGGTCTGGGCGCGGCTTGATAGTTTTGTTCTAAGTATACTTAGCGGTGGAACACCAAGTAAAAATAATTCTGAATTCTGGAATGGTGATATTCCTTGGGCGAGCGTTAAGGATTTGAATGTTGATAAATTTCTTGAATCAACGCAAGACCACATCACGGAAGACGGTCTTGAGGCTGGAAGCAAACTAGCAAATAAGGGGGACTTGTTAATATGTACTCGAATGGGGCTAGGCAAAATAGCTATCGCAGCTATGGATGTGGCAATAAACCAAGATCTAAAAGCATTAAAAATCACATCGCAACTTGATATTGGTTACTTCATTAAGTTCTACAGCACATTGAAAATTGTAGGTAGTGGAATGACGGTCGCAGGCATCAGGCAAGATGAATTGCTAGGCTATTGCGTGCCAACCCCTCCGCTTGCTGAACAACGCCGCATAGTCACCAAAGTTGATGAACTGATGGCGCTGTGCGACCAGCTGGAAACCCAGCACAACAACGCCGCAGTAGCCCACGAAAAGCTCGTGAGCCAACTGCTAGGCACGCTCACCCTATCGCAAAGCGCCGCAGATTTCAGCGCCAACTGGCAGCGCATCGCTGCGCATTTCGACACCCTGTTCACTACCGAAACCAGCATCGAACTCCTCAAACAAACCCTACTGCAACTGGCAGTAATGGGCAAACTCGTGCCGCAAGACCCGAATGATGAGCCTGCCTGTGAATTGCTCAAGCGCATACAGGCTGAGAAAGCCAGGCTAGTTGCCGATGGCAAGATTAAGAAAGACAAGCCACTTGCGCCGATTTCCGATGAGGAAAAATCGTTTGAACTGCCACAAGGTTGGGAGTGGGTAAGGCTTAAGGATATTGTGTATGTATTAGGTGATGGATTACATGGTACGCCAACCTATACGCCAAATTCCGAGTGCTATTTTGTGAATGGCAACAATCTTGATAATGGTCAGATCACTATTAAGCCTGAAACAAAAACTGTGTCCTTGGATGAAATGAAAAAGCACAGGAAAAGTTTAAATGAAAGAACGGTACTTGTTTCCATCAACGGTACTATTGGTAATGTGGCCTTTTACAATAATGAAAATATCATTCTTGGTAAAAGCGCATGTTATTTCAATTTAGCCAACCTGATTTATAAGCATTTTGTAAAAGTATTAATTGAGAGTCCATATTTTATGGAATACGCATTGAATAGCGTAAGTGGTACAACCATAATGAACTTGTCACTATTTTCAATGAATAATTTTCCATTATCAATTCCCCCCCTCGCCGAACAACACCGCATCGTCGCCAAAGTCGATGAACTGATGGCTATCTGCGACCAACTAAAATCCCGCATCACCGCCGCCAGCCAGTTGCAGCAGAAGCTGGCGGATGTGCTGGTTGAACAGGCAGTAACCTAA